One genomic region from Cetobacterium sp. ZOR0034 encodes:
- the buk gene encoding butyrate kinase, with product MREFNILVINPGSTSTKIAYFRNGVEKLKRELHHESSFLKTLDYEGELEYRYSLIRELPIEWESLEAVVGRGGLLKPLKSGTYSVNEKMIDDLRSEFYGKHASNLGGILAKKIADEFKIPSYIVDPVVVDEMSELAKVSGMPELVRRSVFHALNQKGVLKNYCKKMGIDYNSNTFIAVHMGGGISVGLHKNGEVVDVNNALDGDGPFTPERAGTLPIGDFFKLYYAGKHSKEFLLRRLKGDGGISAYLGTNNVKEVMDRVLSGDEKAKKIIDAMCYQIAKEIGGLAAVAEGCVDAIILTGGMAYSDYICEEITKRVAFIAEVVRVPGEFEMQSLYDGGARVLNGIEDVKEYI from the coding sequence ATGAGAGAGTTTAATATCTTAGTTATCAATCCAGGATCGACATCAACGAAAATTGCATATTTTAGGAATGGAGTTGAGAAGTTAAAACGTGAGTTACACCATGAGAGTAGTTTTTTGAAAACTTTGGATTACGAGGGTGAGTTGGAGTATAGATACTCTTTGATTAGAGAGTTACCGATAGAGTGGGAGAGCTTAGAGGCGGTTGTTGGAAGGGGTGGACTTTTAAAACCGCTAAAGAGTGGAACGTATTCTGTGAATGAAAAAATGATAGATGATTTACGAAGTGAGTTTTATGGAAAGCACGCTTCGAATTTAGGTGGTATTTTAGCTAAAAAGATAGCGGATGAGTTTAAAATACCATCGTATATAGTGGACCCTGTGGTTGTGGATGAGATGAGTGAACTAGCTAAGGTGTCAGGAATGCCTGAGCTGGTTCGTCGATCGGTATTCCACGCTTTAAACCAAAAGGGTGTGCTAAAAAATTATTGTAAGAAGATGGGGATCGATTACAATAGCAATACCTTTATAGCTGTACATATGGGTGGTGGAATTTCGGTTGGGCTTCATAAAAATGGAGAGGTCGTAGATGTGAATAACGCTTTGGATGGAGATGGGCCCTTCACTCCAGAGCGTGCTGGGACTCTACCAATCGGAGATTTTTTTAAACTGTATTATGCTGGTAAACACTCAAAGGAGTTTTTACTGCGACGGCTAAAAGGGGATGGTGGAATCTCTGCGTACCTAGGAACTAACAATGTGAAAGAGGTTATGGACAGGGTTTTAAGTGGAGATGAAAAAGCTAAAAAAATTATAGATGCGATGTGTTATCAGATAGCTAAGGAGATAGGAGGTCTTGCTGCTGTTGCAGAGGGATGTGTCGATGCTATTATTTTAACTGGTGGAATGGCGTATTCGGATTATATCTGTGAGGAGATAACGAAACGGGTGGCTTTTATAGCTGAAGTTGTACGTGTTCCGGGAGAGTTTGAGATGCAGTCGCTATATGATGGTGGAGCTAGAGTTTTAAATGGTATTGAGGATGTGAAGGAGTATATTTGA
- a CDS encoding 2-oxoacid:acceptor oxidoreductase family protein yields the protein MDDFIICSGFGGQGVMSMGQILAYSGMIENKEVSWLPSYGPEMRGGTANCSVILSDEPIGSPVITNNATVLIAMNLPSLKKFQDSLLENGTLLVNSSLVKEESDREDIKIYKIPANDLAHEQCANLKVANMVMLGAYLEISKSLKDESVLHGFLKIFGERKADLLPINEKALQVGREYIKNNY from the coding sequence ATGGATGATTTCATAATATGTTCAGGCTTTGGAGGGCAAGGGGTTATGTCGATGGGACAGATTCTTGCATACTCGGGAATGATAGAGAATAAAGAGGTTTCATGGTTACCATCTTATGGACCCGAGATGAGAGGGGGAACAGCTAACTGCTCGGTGATACTTTCAGATGAACCCATCGGGTCACCAGTTATAACAAATAACGCAACAGTTCTTATAGCTATGAATCTACCCTCGCTGAAAAAGTTTCAGGACTCACTTTTAGAAAATGGAACTCTTTTGGTGAACTCATCTCTTGTGAAAGAGGAGAGTGATAGAGAGGATATAAAAATATATAAAATACCAGCAAATGATTTAGCTCATGAGCAGTGTGCAAATTTAAAAGTAGCTAATATGGTTATGTTAGGAGCGTATTTAGAGATATCGAAGAGTTTGAAAGATGAAAGTGTGTTACATGGGTTTTTAAAGATTTTTGGAGAGAGAAAAGCTGATCTTTTACCTATAAATGAAAAGGCTCTTCAGGTTGGAAGAGAGTATATAAAAAATAACTACTAG
- a CDS encoding Fic family protein: MLSQKKEKTLAQILKEQKDMKLKGNLYHFTQIKFAYNTNRIEGSRLSEDETRFIFETNTLIPNGNSQNVDDVVETANHFGLFDALLDRVDHILSEDLIKDYHRILKSGTEDSRKDWFNVGEYKTLPNEVGGQETTKPKDVGKEMRKLLINYNSIDEIKLKDIIEFHYRFEKIHPFQDGNGRVGRAIMFKECLRNNVVPFIIEDSFKAFYYRGLSKYEEEKGFLEETCLAMQDNYKEVIKRFLQKFDF; encoded by the coding sequence ATGTTAAGTCAAAAGAAAGAGAAAACATTAGCTCAAATATTGAAAGAACAAAAAGATATGAAGTTAAAAGGCAATCTTTATCATTTTACGCAGATAAAATTTGCATATAATACGAATAGAATAGAGGGAAGTAGGTTGAGTGAGGATGAAACAAGATTTATTTTTGAAACAAATACACTCATACCCAATGGAAATTCTCAAAATGTAGATGATGTAGTTGAAACAGCTAACCACTTTGGTCTTTTTGATGCTTTATTAGATAGAGTAGACCATATTTTAAGTGAAGATTTAATAAAAGATTATCACAGAATTTTGAAATCAGGAACAGAGGATTCAAGAAAAGATTGGTTTAATGTAGGAGAGTATAAAACTTTGCCAAATGAGGTTGGTGGGCAGGAGACAACTAAGCCAAAAGATGTGGGAAAAGAGATGAGAAAGCTTTTGATTAACTATAACTCTATAGATGAGATAAAGTTGAAAGATATTATAGAGTTTCATTATAGATTTGAAAAGATTCATCCGTTCCAAGATGGAAATGGTAGAGTTGGAAGGGCTATTATGTTTAAAGAGTGCTTAAGAAATAATGTAGTTCCATTTATAATTGAGGATAGTTTCAAGGCCTTTTATTACAGGGGATTATCTAAGTATGAAGAGGAAAAGGGGTTTTTAGAAGA